The genomic DNA GCACGACATCCGCGAGACATTCGGCCGGATGGCGATGAACGACGAAGAGACCGCGGCGCTGATCGTCGGTGGCCACACCTTGGGCAAGACCCACGGCGCCGCCGACGTCAACGTGGGCCCCGAGCCCGAAGGCGCCCCGATCGAGCAGCAGGGCCTGGGCTGGAAGTGCCCCTTCGGTTCCGGTAAGGGCAACGACACGGTCACCAGCGGGCTCGAGGTCATCTGGACCGGCACCAACAGCGAGTGGAGCAACCGCTACCTGGAGATCCTCTACGGCAACGAGTGGGAGCTGACCAAGAGCCCCGCCGGGGCCTGGCAGTTCGAGGCCAAGGACGCCGAGGCCACCATCCCCGATCCGTTCGGCGGTCCGCCGCGCAAGCCCACCATGCTGGTGACCGACGTCTCGATGCGCGTGGATCCGATCTACGGTGAGATCACCCGCCGTTGGCTCGACCATCCCGAAGAGATGGACGAGGCCTTCGCCAAGGCCTGGTACAAGCTGCTGCACCGAGACATGGGCCCGATCAGCCGCTACCTCGGCCCGTGGGTGGCCGAGCCGCAGCTGTGGCAGGATCCGGTGCCGGCCGTCGAGGGTGCGTTGGTCTCGGATGCCGAGGTCGCGGACCTGAAGGCGAAGGTCCTGGATTCCGGCCTGTCGATCCAGCAGCTGGTCAAGACGGCGTGGGCGTCGGCGTCGAGCTTCCGCGGCACCGACAAGCGCGGCGGCGCCAACGGCGCCCGGCTGCGTCTGGAGCCGCAGCGCAGCTGGGAGGTCAACGAGCCCTCCGAGCTGGCCAAGGTGCTGCCGGTGCTGGAGAAGATCCAGGACGAGTTCAACGGCAAGGCTTCTGCATCTGTCTCACTGGCCGACCTGATCATCATCGCGGGTAACGCGGCGATCGAAAAGGCCGCCAAGGACGGCGGTTTCGACATCACGGTGCCGTTCACCCCGGGCCGCACCGATGCCACCCAGGAACAGACCGACGTCGAGTCGTTCGCAGTGCTCGAACCGCAGGCCGACGGCTTCCGCAGCTTCGCCAAGGCGGGCGAGAAGGCTCAGCTGGAGCAGTTGCTGGTGGACAAGGCGTACTTCCTGGACCTCACCGCTCCGGAGATGACCGTCCTGATCGGCGGGTTGCGGGCACTGGGCGCCAACCATGGCGGCAGCAAGCACGGCGTGTTCACCGACTCCCCCGGTGTGCTGTCCACCGACTTCTTCGTCAACCTTCTGGACATGGGGACGAAGTGGAAGTCGGCGGAGACCGGGGAGAACGTCTACGAGGGCGTCGACCGGGCCACCGGCGAGAAGAAGTGGACCGCCACCGCCGCCGACCTGGTGTTCGGCTCCAACTCGGTGCTGCGTGCCATCGTCGAGGTGTACGCCCAGGACGACAACAAGGACAAGTTCGTCAACGATTTTGTCAAGGCGTGGGTCAAGGTGATGGAGGCCGACCGCTTCGACATCTGATCGACGACCGACTGACGCCCCGCGAGCATGCGTGCTCGCGGGGCGTTCTCGTTTGCTTTGTCGGTGCCGGTTCCCTAGTTTGCCGGCGAGCCCACAGAACTTACCCGCAAGTAATCTCTGCCCTGTTGAGCCGGGTCCACTGAGAAGTGTGTGACGACTGTTTCTTATCAAAGCATTAGCTGAATCGGGCTCCGTAGCGGGTGGGCGGCGATACCGTAGATCACAGTTCGGTCACCATCGGGAAACGAGGCTGTCAATGACTGCTGATATTCGTGCTTGCTCGCGCCACCTCGCCACCGTGGTCGCCGTCCGCGGGGACATCACCGCTGCCGACATCGAACCGGTGACGGCCCGGGTGCTGCGCTTCGTCCTGCCGGACACCTCCTTCGTGCTGGATCTCAGTGAGTCGACGTCCATCGCCGCCGAAGGCGCCGCACTCCTGGCCGCCGTTGATGACGCGTGTGCCGTTGCCGGCGTGGAATGGGCGCTGGTCAGCGCGGCGCCCGTGATGGCGCTGTTCGACGAGGACCTGCGGGACCGACTGCTGCCGGTGGTCGACAGCGTCGCCGACGCGCTCCATGATTTTGCCGACGCCGCGGCGGCCCGGCGCAGCATGCTGCTGCCACTGCTGCAACGCACGGCCTGACGGCGCGCCCCCTGCCTTCGAACATGTGACCGCCGTCCACGGTAAGGTCGTCTGGTCGCACTCCAGCAAGGGTTGCGCCGTCTGACCGGCTGTGACCGAAGGACCCTGATTTGTCGATGACTGCGCCGCACGTCCCGGATCCGGCGCCGGTCCTGCCCTACCATCCCTATGATCAGCGGCTGTCGCTGTTGCTCGTTGAGGATGACCGCGCCGATGCCGTTCTGGTCGAGGAACTGATCGCCGACACCGCCGCCGACATCGGGCTGGTGTGGGCACCGACAATGGCCGACGCCCAACGCGAACTGGCCGCCGCGCGGCCGGACTGTGTGCTGCTGGACCTGAACCTGCCCGATGCGGCCGGTATCACCGCGCTGGACCGGATCGCCGCCTTCGACTCCACCGTCCCGGTCATCGTCCTCACCGGGCTCAACGACGAACCCTTCGGAGTGTCCGCGGTGGCATCCGGCGCGCAGGACTATCTGGTCAAGGGCCGGGTCGAACCCGAGATGCTGCGCCGCGCGGTGCTCTATGCCATCGAGCGCAAGCGCGCCGAGCTCACTGCTGTGGAACTCCACGCCAGCCAGCTGCGGGCCTCGGAGAACGCCCGCCTGGAGCGCGGACTGTTGCCGTCGCCTCTGCTGCTCGACC from Mycolicibacterium tokaiense includes the following:
- the katG gene encoding catalase/peroxidase HPI — encoded protein: MSSDTSDARPPHSDAKTSSNSESENPIIDSPTPKVHAPLTNKDWWPEQVDVSVLHKQSSKGNPFGEAFDYAAEFAKLDVEAFKADVIDLIRTSQDWWPADYGNYAGLFIRMSWHAAGTYRIYDGRGGAGQGAQRFAPLNSWPDNANLDKARRLLWPIKRKYGNKISWADLIAYAGNAALEQSGFKTAGFAFGREDIYEPEEILFGQEDTWLGTDKRYGGTNDSDRELAEPFGATTMGLIYVNPEGPEGKPDPLAAAHDIRETFGRMAMNDEETAALIVGGHTLGKTHGAADVNVGPEPEGAPIEQQGLGWKCPFGSGKGNDTVTSGLEVIWTGTNSEWSNRYLEILYGNEWELTKSPAGAWQFEAKDAEATIPDPFGGPPRKPTMLVTDVSMRVDPIYGEITRRWLDHPEEMDEAFAKAWYKLLHRDMGPISRYLGPWVAEPQLWQDPVPAVEGALVSDAEVADLKAKVLDSGLSIQQLVKTAWASASSFRGTDKRGGANGARLRLEPQRSWEVNEPSELAKVLPVLEKIQDEFNGKASASVSLADLIIIAGNAAIEKAAKDGGFDITVPFTPGRTDATQEQTDVESFAVLEPQADGFRSFAKAGEKAQLEQLLVDKAYFLDLTAPEMTVLIGGLRALGANHGGSKHGVFTDSPGVLSTDFFVNLLDMGTKWKSAETGENVYEGVDRATGEKKWTATAADLVFGSNSVLRAIVEVYAQDDNKDKFVNDFVKAWVKVMEADRFDI
- a CDS encoding STAS domain-containing protein, with the protein product MTADIRACSRHLATVVAVRGDITAADIEPVTARVLRFVLPDTSFVLDLSESTSIAAEGAALLAAVDDACAVAGVEWALVSAAPVMALFDEDLRDRLLPVVDSVADALHDFADAAAARRSMLLPLLQRTA